In one Zalophus californianus isolate mZalCal1 chromosome 10, mZalCal1.pri.v2, whole genome shotgun sequence genomic region, the following are encoded:
- the GIGYF1 gene encoding GRB10-interacting GYF protein 1 isoform X2: protein MAAETLNFGPEWLRALSSGGSVASPPPSPAMPKYKLADYRYGREEMLALYVKENKVPDELQDKEFAAVLQEEPLQPLALEPLTEEEQRNFSLSVNSVAVLRLMGKGAGPPLGGTSRGRGSTRSRGRGRGDSCFYQRSIEEGDGAFGRNPREIQRSQSWDDRGERRFEKSARRDGARSGFEEGGAGPRKEHARSDSENWRSLREEQEEEEEGSWRLGAGPRRDGDRWRSASPDGGPRSAGWREHGDRRRKFEFDLRGDRGGCGEEEGRGGGGSSHLRRCRGPDGFEEDKDGLPEWCLDDEDEEMGTFDASGAFLPLKKGPKEPIPEEQELDFQGLEEEEEEPPEGLDEGGPEAGGKELTPLPPQEEKSSSPSPLPTLGPLWGANGEGDDAADKDLPAAEDDMRGMPLSPVVGSPSGPPGDLEDDEGLKHLQQEAEKLVASLQDSSLEEEQFTAAMQAQGLRHSAAATALPLSHGAARKWFYKDPQGEIQGPFTTQEMAEWFQAGYFSMALLVKRGCDEGFQPLGEVIKMWGRVPFAPGPSPPPLLGNMDQERLKKQQELAAAALYQQLQHQQFLQLVGSRQLPQCALREKAALGDLSPPQQQQLTAFLQQLQALKPPRGGDQNLLPTMNRSLSVPDSGPLWDIHTSASSQSGGEASLWDIPINSSTQGPILEQLQLQHKFQERREAELRAKREEEERKRREEKRRQQQQEEQKRRQEEEELFRRKQVRQQELLLKLLQQQQAVAAVPAPPAPPAPSSPPPLWAGLAKQGLSMKTLLELQLEGERQLHKQPPPREPSRAQAPNHRVLGGLGSAPLNQWVSEAGPLWGGPDKSGGGSGGPGLWEDTLKSGGSLARGLGLKNSRSSPSLSDSYSHLSGRPVRKKTEEEEKLLKLLQGIPRPQDGFTQWCEQMLHTLSTTGSLDVPMAVAILKEVESPYDVHDYIRSCLGDTLEAKEFAKQFLERRAKQKASQQRQQQQEAWLSSGSLQTAFQTNHSTKLGPGEGSKAKRRALMLHSDPSILGYSLHGPSGEIESVDDY from the exons ATGGCAGCGGAGACCCTCAATTTTGGGCCTGAGTG GCTGAGGGCCCTTTCCAGTGGCGGCAGcgtggcctccccacccccatcccctgccatGCCCAAATACAAGCTGGCTGACTATCGCTATGGGCGAGAAGAAATGCTGGCTCTCTACGTCAAGGAGAACAAG GTGCCGGATGAGCTGCAGGACAAGGAGTTTGCCGCGGTGCTGCAGGAGGAGCCGCTGCAGCCTCTGGCGCTAGAGCCTCTGACtgaggaggagcag AGAAACTTCTCCCTGTCAGTGAACAGTGTGGCTGTGCTGAGGCTGATGGGGAAAGGGGCTGGCCCCCCCCTAGGTGGCACCTCCCGTGGCAGGGGCAGCACTCGGAGCCGAG GCCGAGGCCGTGGTGACAGTTGCTTTTACCAAAGAAGCATTGAAGAAGGCGATGGGGCCTTTGGTCGAAACCCCCGGGAGATCCAGCGTAGCCAGAGTTGGGATGACAG AGGCGAGAGAAGGTTTGAGAAGTCGGCCAGGAGGGATGGAG cacGATCCGGGtttgaggagggaggggctggcccGAGGAAGGAACATGCCCGCTCAGATAGCGAGAACTGGCGTTCTCTTCGGGAggagcaagaggaagaggaggagggcagTTGGAGACTTGGGGCAGGACCCCGGCGAGATGGCGACCGCTGGCGCTCAGCCAGCCCTG ATGGCGGCCCCCGCTCTGCTGGCTGGCGGGAACACGGGGACCGGCGTCGCAAGTTCGAATTTGATTTGCGAGGGGATCGAGGAGGGTGTGGTGAAGAGgaagggcggggtgggggaggcagctcTCACCTCCGGAGGTGCCGAGGGCCTGACGGCTTTGAGGAAGACAAAGATGGTCTCCCGGAGTGGTGCCTGGATGACGAGGACGAAGAGATGGGCACCTTCGATGCCTCTGGGGCTTTCCTGCCTCTCAAG AAGGGCCCCAAGGAGCCCATTCCTGAGGAGCAGGAACTCGACTTCCAGggcctggaggaagaggaggaagagcctCCTGAAGGGCTAGACGAGGGGGGGCCTGAGGCAG GAGGGAAGGAACTGACTCCACTACCTCCTCAGGAGGAGAAGTCCAGTTCCCCATCCCCACTGCCCACCTTGGGTCCCCTCTGGGGAGCTAATGGGGAAGGTGACGACGCTGCAGACAAGGACCTGCCGGCAGCTGAAG ATGATATGAGGGGAATGCCGCTGAGTCCTGTGGTAGGCTCACCCTCTGGCCCGCCTGGAGATCTGGAGGATGATGAAGGCCTGAAGCACCTGCAGCAG GAGGCGGAGAAGCTGGTGGCCTCCCTGCAGGACAGCTCCCTGGAGGAGGAGCAGTTCACGGCTGCCATGCAGGCCCAGGGCCTGCGCCACTCAGCAGCTGCCACTGCCCTCCCCCTGAGCCATGGTGCGGCCCGGAAGTGGTTCTACAAGGATCCCCAGGGGGAGATCCAAG GCCCTTTCACAACACAGGAAATGGCAGAGTGGTTCCAGGCGGGCTATTTCTCCATGGCGCTGCTTGTGAAGCGGGGCTGTGATGAGGGCTTCCAGCCACTGGGTGAGGTGATCAAGATGTGGGGTCGTGTGCCCTTTGCCCCGGGACCCTCGCCACCCCCACTGCTG GGCAACATGGACCAGGAGCGGCTGAAGAAGCAGCAGGAGCTTGCCGCGGCCGCCCTGTACCAGCAGCTGCAGCACCAGCAGTTTCTGCAGCTGGTTGGCAG CCGGCAGCTCCCACAGTGTGCGCTCCGGGAGAAGGCGGCTCTGGGGGACCTGAGCCCgccgcagcagcagcagctcacCGCCTTCCTGCAGCAGCTCCAAGCTCTCAAACCGCCCAG AGGCGGGGACCAGAACCTGCTCCCAACCATGAACCGGTCCTTGTCAGTGCCGGATTCGGGCCCCCTCTGGGATATACATACCTCAGCCTCATCACAGTCAG GCGGTGAGGCCAGTCTTTGGGACATACCAATTAACTCTTCGACTCAGGGTCCAATTCTAGAACAACTCCAGCTGCAGCACAAA TTCCAAGAGCGCAGAGAAGCGGAGCTCAGGGCGaagcgggaggaggaggagcgcaAGCGGCGGGAGGAgaagcggcggcagcagcagcaggaggagcagaagcggcggcaggaggaggaggagctgttCCGGCGCAAGCAG GTGCGGCAGCAGGAACTCCTGCTGAAGCTGCTGCAGCAGCAGCAGGCGGTGGCGGCTGTCCCGGCGCCCCCCGCACCCCCGGCGCCCAGCTCCCCGCCCCCGCTGTGGGCCGGCCTGGCCAAGCAGGGGCTCTCCATGAAGACGCTGCTCGAGCTGCAGTTGGAGGGCGAGCGGCAGCTGCACAAGCAGCCCCCGCCCCGGGAGCCATCGCGGGCCCAGGCCCCCAACCACCGCGTG CTTGGGGGCCTGGGCTCGGCCCCCCTGAACCAGTGGGTATCTGAGGCCGGGCCCCTGTGGGGCGGGCCCGACAAGAGTGGGGGCGGCAGCGGCGGCCCGGGGCTCTGGGAGGACACCCTCAAGAGCGGCGGGAGCCTGGCCCGCGGCCTGGGCTTGAAGAACAGCCGGAGCAGCCCCTCTCTCAG TGACTCGTACAGCCACCTGTCCGGTCGGCCTGTGCGCAAAAAGACCGAGGAGGAAGAGAAGCTGTTGAAGCTGCTGCAGGGCATCCCCAGGCCCCAGGACGGCTTCACCCAGTGGTGTGAGCAGATGCTGCACACGCTGAGCACCACGGGCAGCCTGGATG TACCCATGGCTGTAGCGATCCTCAAGGAGGTGGAATCCCCCTACGACGTCCACGATTACATCCGTTCCTGCTTGGGAGACACGCTGGAAGCCAAAGAATTTGCCAAACAGTTCCTGGAGCGGAGGGCCAAACAGAAAGCCAgccagcagcggcagcagcagcag GAGGCGTGGCTGAGCAGTGGCTCCCTACAGACAGCCTTTCAGACCAACCACAGCACCAAACTCGGCCCTGGGGAGGGCAGCAAAGCCAAGAGGCGGGCGCTCATGCTGCACTCAGATCCTAGCATCTTGG GGTACTCCCTGCACGGACCTTCTGGTGAGATCGAGAGCGTGGATGACTACTGA
- the GIGYF1 gene encoding GRB10-interacting GYF protein 1 isoform X1 yields the protein MAAETLNFGPEWLRALSSGGSVASPPPSPAMPKYKLADYRYGREEMLALYVKENKVPDELQDKEFAAVLQEEPLQPLALEPLTEEEQRNFSLSVNSVAVLRLMGKGAGPPLGGTSRGRGSTRSRGRGRGDSCFYQRSIEEGDGAFGRNPREIQRSQSWDDRGERRFEKSARRDGARSGFEEGGAGPRKEHARSDSENWRSLREEQEEEEEGSWRLGAGPRRDGDRWRSASPDGGPRSAGWREHGDRRRKFEFDLRGDRGGCGEEEGRGGGGSSHLRRCRGPDGFEEDKDGLPEWCLDDEDEEMGTFDASGAFLPLKKGPKEPIPEEQELDFQGLEEEEEEPPEGLDEGGPEAGGKELTPLPPQEEKSSSPSPLPTLGPLWGANGEGDDAADKDLPAAEDDMRGMPLSPVVGSPSGPPGDLEDDEGLKHLQQEAEKLVASLQDSSLEEEQFTAAMQAQGLRHSAAATALPLSHGAARKWFYKDPQGEIQGPFTTQEMAEWFQAGYFSMALLVKRGCDEGFQPLGEVIKMWGRVPFAPGPSPPPLLGNMDQERLKKQQELAAAALYQQLQHQQFLQLVGSRQLPQCALREKAALGDLSPPQQQQLTAFLQQLQALKPPRGGDQNLLPTMNRSLSVPDSGPLWDIHTSASSQSGGEASLWDIPINSSTQGPILEQLQLQHKFQERREAELRAKREEEERKRREEKRRQQQQEEQKRRQEEEELFRRKQVRQQELLLKLLQQQQAVAAVPAPPAPPAPSSPPPLWAGLAKQGLSMKTLLELQLEGERQLHKQPPPREPSRAQAPNHRVQLGGLGSAPLNQWVSEAGPLWGGPDKSGGGSGGPGLWEDTLKSGGSLARGLGLKNSRSSPSLSDSYSHLSGRPVRKKTEEEEKLLKLLQGIPRPQDGFTQWCEQMLHTLSTTGSLDVPMAVAILKEVESPYDVHDYIRSCLGDTLEAKEFAKQFLERRAKQKASQQRQQQQEAWLSSGSLQTAFQTNHSTKLGPGEGSKAKRRALMLHSDPSILGYSLHGPSGEIESVDDY from the exons ATGGCAGCGGAGACCCTCAATTTTGGGCCTGAGTG GCTGAGGGCCCTTTCCAGTGGCGGCAGcgtggcctccccacccccatcccctgccatGCCCAAATACAAGCTGGCTGACTATCGCTATGGGCGAGAAGAAATGCTGGCTCTCTACGTCAAGGAGAACAAG GTGCCGGATGAGCTGCAGGACAAGGAGTTTGCCGCGGTGCTGCAGGAGGAGCCGCTGCAGCCTCTGGCGCTAGAGCCTCTGACtgaggaggagcag AGAAACTTCTCCCTGTCAGTGAACAGTGTGGCTGTGCTGAGGCTGATGGGGAAAGGGGCTGGCCCCCCCCTAGGTGGCACCTCCCGTGGCAGGGGCAGCACTCGGAGCCGAG GCCGAGGCCGTGGTGACAGTTGCTTTTACCAAAGAAGCATTGAAGAAGGCGATGGGGCCTTTGGTCGAAACCCCCGGGAGATCCAGCGTAGCCAGAGTTGGGATGACAG AGGCGAGAGAAGGTTTGAGAAGTCGGCCAGGAGGGATGGAG cacGATCCGGGtttgaggagggaggggctggcccGAGGAAGGAACATGCCCGCTCAGATAGCGAGAACTGGCGTTCTCTTCGGGAggagcaagaggaagaggaggagggcagTTGGAGACTTGGGGCAGGACCCCGGCGAGATGGCGACCGCTGGCGCTCAGCCAGCCCTG ATGGCGGCCCCCGCTCTGCTGGCTGGCGGGAACACGGGGACCGGCGTCGCAAGTTCGAATTTGATTTGCGAGGGGATCGAGGAGGGTGTGGTGAAGAGgaagggcggggtgggggaggcagctcTCACCTCCGGAGGTGCCGAGGGCCTGACGGCTTTGAGGAAGACAAAGATGGTCTCCCGGAGTGGTGCCTGGATGACGAGGACGAAGAGATGGGCACCTTCGATGCCTCTGGGGCTTTCCTGCCTCTCAAG AAGGGCCCCAAGGAGCCCATTCCTGAGGAGCAGGAACTCGACTTCCAGggcctggaggaagaggaggaagagcctCCTGAAGGGCTAGACGAGGGGGGGCCTGAGGCAG GAGGGAAGGAACTGACTCCACTACCTCCTCAGGAGGAGAAGTCCAGTTCCCCATCCCCACTGCCCACCTTGGGTCCCCTCTGGGGAGCTAATGGGGAAGGTGACGACGCTGCAGACAAGGACCTGCCGGCAGCTGAAG ATGATATGAGGGGAATGCCGCTGAGTCCTGTGGTAGGCTCACCCTCTGGCCCGCCTGGAGATCTGGAGGATGATGAAGGCCTGAAGCACCTGCAGCAG GAGGCGGAGAAGCTGGTGGCCTCCCTGCAGGACAGCTCCCTGGAGGAGGAGCAGTTCACGGCTGCCATGCAGGCCCAGGGCCTGCGCCACTCAGCAGCTGCCACTGCCCTCCCCCTGAGCCATGGTGCGGCCCGGAAGTGGTTCTACAAGGATCCCCAGGGGGAGATCCAAG GCCCTTTCACAACACAGGAAATGGCAGAGTGGTTCCAGGCGGGCTATTTCTCCATGGCGCTGCTTGTGAAGCGGGGCTGTGATGAGGGCTTCCAGCCACTGGGTGAGGTGATCAAGATGTGGGGTCGTGTGCCCTTTGCCCCGGGACCCTCGCCACCCCCACTGCTG GGCAACATGGACCAGGAGCGGCTGAAGAAGCAGCAGGAGCTTGCCGCGGCCGCCCTGTACCAGCAGCTGCAGCACCAGCAGTTTCTGCAGCTGGTTGGCAG CCGGCAGCTCCCACAGTGTGCGCTCCGGGAGAAGGCGGCTCTGGGGGACCTGAGCCCgccgcagcagcagcagctcacCGCCTTCCTGCAGCAGCTCCAAGCTCTCAAACCGCCCAG AGGCGGGGACCAGAACCTGCTCCCAACCATGAACCGGTCCTTGTCAGTGCCGGATTCGGGCCCCCTCTGGGATATACATACCTCAGCCTCATCACAGTCAG GCGGTGAGGCCAGTCTTTGGGACATACCAATTAACTCTTCGACTCAGGGTCCAATTCTAGAACAACTCCAGCTGCAGCACAAA TTCCAAGAGCGCAGAGAAGCGGAGCTCAGGGCGaagcgggaggaggaggagcgcaAGCGGCGGGAGGAgaagcggcggcagcagcagcaggaggagcagaagcggcggcaggaggaggaggagctgttCCGGCGCAAGCAG GTGCGGCAGCAGGAACTCCTGCTGAAGCTGCTGCAGCAGCAGCAGGCGGTGGCGGCTGTCCCGGCGCCCCCCGCACCCCCGGCGCCCAGCTCCCCGCCCCCGCTGTGGGCCGGCCTGGCCAAGCAGGGGCTCTCCATGAAGACGCTGCTCGAGCTGCAGTTGGAGGGCGAGCGGCAGCTGCACAAGCAGCCCCCGCCCCGGGAGCCATCGCGGGCCCAGGCCCCCAACCACCGCGTG CAGCTTGGGGGCCTGGGCTCGGCCCCCCTGAACCAGTGGGTATCTGAGGCCGGGCCCCTGTGGGGCGGGCCCGACAAGAGTGGGGGCGGCAGCGGCGGCCCGGGGCTCTGGGAGGACACCCTCAAGAGCGGCGGGAGCCTGGCCCGCGGCCTGGGCTTGAAGAACAGCCGGAGCAGCCCCTCTCTCAG TGACTCGTACAGCCACCTGTCCGGTCGGCCTGTGCGCAAAAAGACCGAGGAGGAAGAGAAGCTGTTGAAGCTGCTGCAGGGCATCCCCAGGCCCCAGGACGGCTTCACCCAGTGGTGTGAGCAGATGCTGCACACGCTGAGCACCACGGGCAGCCTGGATG TACCCATGGCTGTAGCGATCCTCAAGGAGGTGGAATCCCCCTACGACGTCCACGATTACATCCGTTCCTGCTTGGGAGACACGCTGGAAGCCAAAGAATTTGCCAAACAGTTCCTGGAGCGGAGGGCCAAACAGAAAGCCAgccagcagcggcagcagcagcag GAGGCGTGGCTGAGCAGTGGCTCCCTACAGACAGCCTTTCAGACCAACCACAGCACCAAACTCGGCCCTGGGGAGGGCAGCAAAGCCAAGAGGCGGGCGCTCATGCTGCACTCAGATCCTAGCATCTTGG GGTACTCCCTGCACGGACCTTCTGGTGAGATCGAGAGCGTGGATGACTACTGA
- the GNB2 gene encoding guanine nucleotide-binding protein G(I)/G(S)/G(T) subunit beta-2: MSELEQLRQEAEQLRNQIRDARKACGDSTLTQITAGLDPVGRIQMRTRRTLRGHLAKIYAMHWGTDSRLLVSASQDGKLIIWDSYTTNKVHAIPLRSSWVMTCAYAPSGNFVACGGLDNICSIYSLKTREGNVRVSRELPGHTGYLSCCRFLDDNQIITSSGDTTCALWDIETGQQTVGFAGHSGDVMSLSLAPDGRTFVSGACDASIKLWDVRDSMCRQTFIGHESDINAVAFFPNGYAFTTGSDDATCRLFDLRADQELLMYSHDNIICGITSVAFSRSGRLLLAGYDDFNCNIWDAMKGDRAGVLAGHDNRVSCLGVTDDGMAVATGSWDSFLKIWN; this comes from the exons ATGAGTGAGCTGGAGCAACTGAGACAGGAGGCTGAGCAGCTCCGGAACCAGATCCGG GATGCCCGAAAAGCATGTGGGGATTCAACACTGACCCAG aTCACAGCTGGGCTGGACCCAGTGGGGAGAATCCAGATGAGGACACGGAGGACCCTCCGTGGGCACCTGGCAAAAATCTATGCCATGCACTGGGGGACAGACTCaag GCTGCTGGTCAGCGCCTCCCAGGATGGGAAGCTCATCATTTGGGACAGCTATACCACCAACAAG GTCCATGCCATCCCTCTGCGCTCCTCCTGGGTCATGACCTGTGCCTATGCGCCCTCAGGGAACTTTGTGGCCTGTGGAGGGCTGGACAACATCTGCTCCATCTACAGCCTCAAGACCCGCGAGGGCAATGTCCGGGTCAGCCGGGAGCTGCCCGGCCACACCG GGTACCTGTCGTGCTGCCGCTTCCTGGATGACAACCAAATTATCACCAGCTCCGGGGACACCACCTG TGCCCTGTGGGACATTGAGACAGGCCAGCAGACGGTGGGTTTTGCTGGGCACAGTGGCGATGTGATGTCCCTGTCACTGGCCCCTGATGGCCGCACCTTTGTGTCTGGTGCCTGTGACGCCTCCATCAAGCTGTGGGACGTGCGGGATTCCATGTGCCGACAGACCTTCATTGGCCACGAGTCAGACATCAATGCCGTGGCG TTCTTCCCCAACGGCTACGCCTTCACCACTGGCTCGGACGACGCCACGTGCCGCCTCTTCGACCTGCGGGCTGACCAGGAGCTGCTCATGTACTCCCACGACAACATCATCTGCGGCATCACCTCCGTGGCCTTCTCCCGCAGCGGCCGGCTGCTGCTCGCCGGCTACGACGACTTCAACTGCAATATCTGGGACGCCATGAAGGGCGACCGCGCAG GTGTCCTCGCTGGCCATGACAACCGTGTGAGCTGCCTCGGGGTCACTGATGATGGCATGGCTGTGGCCACAGGCTCCTGGGACTCCTTCCTCAAGATCTGGAACTAA
- the ACTL6B gene encoding actin-like protein 6B isoform X1, producing the protein MSGGVYGGDEVGALVFDIGSFSVRAGYAGEDCPKADFPTTVGLLAAEEGGGLELEGEKEKKGKIFHIDTNALHVPRDGAEVMSPLKNGMIEDWECFRAILDHTYSKHVKSEPNLHPVLMSEAPWNTRAKREKLTELMFEQYNIPAFFLCKTAVLTAFANGRSTGLVLDSGATHTTAIPVHDGYVLQQGIVKSPLAGDFISMQCRELFQEMAIDIIPPYMIAAKEPVREGAPPNWKKKEKLPQVSKSWHNYMCNEVIQDFQASVLQVSDSPYDEQVAAQMPTVHYEMPNGYNTDYGAERLRIPEGLFDPSNVKGLSGNTMLGVGHVVTTSIGMCDIDIRPGLYGSVIVTGGNTLLQGFTDRLNRELSQKTPPSMRLKLIASNSTMERKFSPWIGGSILASLGTFQQMWISKQEYEEGGKQCVERKCP; encoded by the exons ATGAGCGGGGGCGTCTACGGCGGAG ATGAGGTGGGGGCGCTGGTCTTTGACATTGGCTCCTTCTCTGTCCGCGCTGGGTACGCTGGGGAGGACTGCCCCAAG GCTGACTTCCCCACCACGGTGGGGCTGCTGGCCGCGGAGGAGGGGGGCGGGCtggagttggagggggagaaagagaagaaagggaagatctTCCACATCGACACCAACGCCCTGCATGTGCCTCGGGATGGAGCAGAGGTCATGTCGCCCCTCAAGAATGGCATGA TTGAGGACTGGGAATGCTTCCGTGCCATCCTGGATCACACCTACAGTAAACACGTCAAGTCCGAGCCCAACCTGCACCCAGTGCTCATGTCTGAGGCCCCG TGGAACACACGGGCCAAGCGGGAGAAGCTGACAGAGCTGATGTTCGAGCAGTACAACATTCCTGCCTTCTTCTTATGCAAGACAGCCGTGCTCACCGC CTTTGCAAACGGACGTTCCACGGGCCTGGTGCTGGACAGTGGGGCCACCCACACCACAGCCATCCCAGTACATGACGGCTACGTCCTGCAGCAAG GCATTGTCAAGTCACCCCTGGCAGGAGATTTCATCTCTATGCAGTGCCGGGAACTCTTCCAGGAAATGGCCATTGACATCATCCCGCCTTACATGATTGCAGCCAAG GAACCTGTTCGGGAGGGCGCCCCTCCAAActggaagaagaaggagaagctaCCCCAGGTTTCCAAGTCCTGGCATAACTACATGTGCAAT GAGGTGATTCAGGACTTCCAGGCCTCGGTGCTGCAGGTCTCAGACTCTCCCTACGATGAGCA GGTGGCCGCGCAGATGCCCACAGTGCACTACGAAATGCCCAACGGCTACAACACAGACTATGGGGCTGAGCGGCTCCGCATTCCTGAGGGCCTGTTTGACCCCTCCAATGTCAAG GGCCTGTCGGGGAACACCATGCTTGGTGTGGGCCACGTGGTGACCACCAGCATCGGCATGTGTGACATCGACATCCGCCCG GGCTTGTATGGCAGTGTCATTGTCACGGGCGGGAACACGCTGCTCCAGGGCTTCACGGACAGGCTCAATCGAGAGCTTTCCCAGAAGACCCCGCCG AGCATGCGGCTGAAGCTCATCGCCAGCAACAGCACCATGGAGCGCAAGTTCAGCCCCTGGATCGGGGGCTCCATCTTGGCCTCACTG ggcacTTTCCAGCAGATGTGGATCTCCAAGCAGGAAtatgaggagggagggaagcagtgCGTGGAGCGGAAGTGCCCCTGA
- the ACTL6B gene encoding actin-like protein 6B isoform X2 gives MSPLKNGMIEDWECFRAILDHTYSKHVKSEPNLHPVLMSEAPWNTRAKREKLTELMFEQYNIPAFFLCKTAVLTAFANGRSTGLVLDSGATHTTAIPVHDGYVLQQGIVKSPLAGDFISMQCRELFQEMAIDIIPPYMIAAKEPVREGAPPNWKKKEKLPQVSKSWHNYMCNEVIQDFQASVLQVSDSPYDEQVAAQMPTVHYEMPNGYNTDYGAERLRIPEGLFDPSNVKGLSGNTMLGVGHVVTTSIGMCDIDIRPGLYGSVIVTGGNTLLQGFTDRLNRELSQKTPPSMRLKLIASNSTMERKFSPWIGGSILASLGTFQQMWISKQEYEEGGKQCVERKCP, from the exons ATGTCGCCCCTCAAGAATGGCATGA TTGAGGACTGGGAATGCTTCCGTGCCATCCTGGATCACACCTACAGTAAACACGTCAAGTCCGAGCCCAACCTGCACCCAGTGCTCATGTCTGAGGCCCCG TGGAACACACGGGCCAAGCGGGAGAAGCTGACAGAGCTGATGTTCGAGCAGTACAACATTCCTGCCTTCTTCTTATGCAAGACAGCCGTGCTCACCGC CTTTGCAAACGGACGTTCCACGGGCCTGGTGCTGGACAGTGGGGCCACCCACACCACAGCCATCCCAGTACATGACGGCTACGTCCTGCAGCAAG GCATTGTCAAGTCACCCCTGGCAGGAGATTTCATCTCTATGCAGTGCCGGGAACTCTTCCAGGAAATGGCCATTGACATCATCCCGCCTTACATGATTGCAGCCAAG GAACCTGTTCGGGAGGGCGCCCCTCCAAActggaagaagaaggagaagctaCCCCAGGTTTCCAAGTCCTGGCATAACTACATGTGCAAT GAGGTGATTCAGGACTTCCAGGCCTCGGTGCTGCAGGTCTCAGACTCTCCCTACGATGAGCA GGTGGCCGCGCAGATGCCCACAGTGCACTACGAAATGCCCAACGGCTACAACACAGACTATGGGGCTGAGCGGCTCCGCATTCCTGAGGGCCTGTTTGACCCCTCCAATGTCAAG GGCCTGTCGGGGAACACCATGCTTGGTGTGGGCCACGTGGTGACCACCAGCATCGGCATGTGTGACATCGACATCCGCCCG GGCTTGTATGGCAGTGTCATTGTCACGGGCGGGAACACGCTGCTCCAGGGCTTCACGGACAGGCTCAATCGAGAGCTTTCCCAGAAGACCCCGCCG AGCATGCGGCTGAAGCTCATCGCCAGCAACAGCACCATGGAGCGCAAGTTCAGCCCCTGGATCGGGGGCTCCATCTTGGCCTCACTG ggcacTTTCCAGCAGATGTGGATCTCCAAGCAGGAAtatgaggagggagggaagcagtgCGTGGAGCGGAAGTGCCCCTGA